A section of the Oryza sativa Japonica Group chromosome 1, ASM3414082v1 genome encodes:
- the LOC4326466 gene encoding thylakoid lumenal 17.9 kDa protein, chloroplastic isoform X2 has translation MTSSLSSSTASAAACCKSRSRNPPPAPAPHTSTARVVRSSRRRLLLVFFSAEAAAAATSGLIQTPCGQAYPFAGTNVKKPQPPSTPYSQSQSQQQFGLDAKGRIRACPSTNPGCVSTNPTVGASCSLASPLIVPANTPTDKAAASLREAILKTQRNAVIKADEETAYGHYIQAEVDGGAGRDVMEFLLKESQSQSQEVVAAYRCVATKVIFVYPFTTAVGDSRGQSQRIAAVAQELGWYAPDLLNAATADDHSILDY, from the exons ATGACgtcatcattatcatcatccACAGCCTCTGCTGCTGCTTGTTGCAAGAGTAGAAGTCGTaatcctcctccggcgccggcgccacacACTAGTACTGCACGAGTAGTTCGCAGCAGCAGGCGGAGGCTTCTCTTAGTATTCTTCTccgcagaggcggcggcggctgcgacgaGCGGTCTCATCCAGACCCCGTGTGGGCAAGCCTACCCTTTCGCTGGCACCAACGTGAAGAAGCCGCAGCCGCCGTCCACCCCTTACTCCCAATCCCAATCGCAGCAGCAGTTTGGCCTCGACGCCAAAGG GAGGATTAGGGCGTGCCCGTCGACGAACCCCGGATGCGTGTCCACAAACCCCACGGTGGGCGCATCTTGCTCCTTGGCCTCCCCGCTCATCGTCCCCGCTAATACACCAACGGACAAGGCCGCCGCT TCGCTGCGCGAGGCTATCCTCAAGACGCAGAGGAATGCGGTGATCAAAGCCGACGAGGAGACGGCGTACGGGCACTACATCCAGGcggaggtcgacggcggcgcaggccgcGACGTGATGGAGTTCCTCCTCAAGGAATCCCAGTCCCAGTCCCAGGAGGTGGTGGCCGCGTACCGATGCGTCGCCACCAAGGTCATCTTCGTCTACCCCTTCACCACTGCCGTCGGCGATTCAAGAGGGCAGAGCCAGaggatcgccgccgtcgcccaggAGCTCGGATGGTACGCCCCGGACCTACtcaacgccgccaccgccgacgaccaCTCTATCCTCGACTATTAA
- the LOC4326466 gene encoding thylakoid lumenal 17.9 kDa protein, chloroplastic isoform X1, with product MTSSLSSSTASAAACCKSRSRNPPPAPAPHTSTARVVRSSRRRLLLVFFSAEAAAAATSGLIQTPCGQAYPFAGTNVKKPQPPSTPYSQSQSQQQFGLDAKGRIRACPSTNPGCVSTNPTVGASCSLASPLIVPANTPTDKAAAVSSLREAILKTQRNAVIKADEETAYGHYIQAEVDGGAGRDVMEFLLKESQSQSQEVVAAYRCVATKVIFVYPFTTAVGDSRGQSQRIAAVAQELGWYAPDLLNAATADDHSILDY from the exons ATGACgtcatcattatcatcatccACAGCCTCTGCTGCTGCTTGTTGCAAGAGTAGAAGTCGTaatcctcctccggcgccggcgccacacACTAGTACTGCACGAGTAGTTCGCAGCAGCAGGCGGAGGCTTCTCTTAGTATTCTTCTccgcagaggcggcggcggctgcgacgaGCGGTCTCATCCAGACCCCGTGTGGGCAAGCCTACCCTTTCGCTGGCACCAACGTGAAGAAGCCGCAGCCGCCGTCCACCCCTTACTCCCAATCCCAATCGCAGCAGCAGTTTGGCCTCGACGCCAAAGG GAGGATTAGGGCGTGCCCGTCGACGAACCCCGGATGCGTGTCCACAAACCCCACGGTGGGCGCATCTTGCTCCTTGGCCTCCCCGCTCATCGTCCCCGCTAATACACCAACGGACAAGGCCGCCGCTGTAAGT TCGCTGCGCGAGGCTATCCTCAAGACGCAGAGGAATGCGGTGATCAAAGCCGACGAGGAGACGGCGTACGGGCACTACATCCAGGcggaggtcgacggcggcgcaggccgcGACGTGATGGAGTTCCTCCTCAAGGAATCCCAGTCCCAGTCCCAGGAGGTGGTGGCCGCGTACCGATGCGTCGCCACCAAGGTCATCTTCGTCTACCCCTTCACCACTGCCGTCGGCGATTCAAGAGGGCAGAGCCAGaggatcgccgccgtcgcccaggAGCTCGGATGGTACGCCCCGGACCTACtcaacgccgccaccgccgacgaccaCTCTATCCTCGACTATTAA
- the LOC4326467 gene encoding uncharacterized protein isoform X1 yields MINAIYRNDKIRVKIRPGTQEFYRNFTCNSSTIVGTRNMKICGLQTKFHLHHRACIEPKAGSTYTHVYYSEQQREGMEQTLDVPRSLRLPTPKAQQQMDEFWRDRQKEIETTKDFSEHAIPMARLKKIASSQKGNMMMSFDMPAFLSKMCELFVQELAVRAWASAQSHNRCIILDTDIAEAIASTESYDFLVDILHNHREKHKSTPCSTLTTKRCRLVDQPSTSRPPYQHQLPLFAPTYTPAIPITPSLMPPISHYIPFQYPSLSQEVSTMMASAPIVNRSMLLIHNIARGLGLQGNNISTFANNNIPDNIIGCSSPAVLASMMSPALLDVAGASLNPPNSHSICTMNMINSSDPSGSSIGDINVANQASLAPSEHFNPAILQESSCPSFLYNNNNDTIVVVPEGVDISGTMDVAGLVINGQEEEHERKTNVEQNEIYESIDIGIINASVADGNKCSIRWDELGTADDSLLDKFLEEFQARNDGVLHSGIVLHEDHS; encoded by the exons ATGATAAATGCCATATATCGAAATGACAAG attAGGGTGAAGATTAGGCCGGGGACGCAGGAATTTTACAGGAATTTCACATGTAATAGTTCAACCATAGTAGGAACTAGAAACATGAAAATTTGTGGGTTGCAAACAAAGTTCCATCTACATCATCGTGCATGTATCGAGCCAAAGGCAGGATCTACCTATACCCAT GTCTATTATTCGGAGCAACAAAGGGAAGGAATGGAGCAAACTTTGGACGTACCTAGATCGTTGAGGCTACCGACACCAAAGGCTCAACAACAAATGGATGAATTTTGGAGGGATCGACAAAAAGAGATTGAGACAACAAAGGACTTTAGCGAGCATGCGATCCCTATGGCCCGCTTGAAGAAGATCGCATCTTCTCAAAAGGGTAACATGATGATGTCCTTTGACATGCCAGCATTCTTATCGAAGATGTGTGAGCTCTTCGTACAAGAACTTGCTGTGCGTGCATGGGCATCTGCTCAATCCCATAACCGTTGCATCATACTAGACACGGATATTGCTGAAGCCATTGCCTCCACAGAGTCTTATGACTTTCTTGTTGATATCCTCCATAATCACCGTGAGAAGCACAAATCCACTCCTTGTTCTACACTTACTACAAAGCGTTGTAGGTTAGTCGATCAACCTTCCACATCTCGCCCGCCCTACCAACATCAGCTGCCACTGTTTGCTCCTACATATACTCCAGCCATCCCTATTACTCCTAGTTTAATGCCACCAATTTCTCACTATATACCGTTCCAATATCCATCCTTATCACAAGAAGTGTCCACGATGATGGCTTCCGCACCCATAGTGAATAGATCAATGTTGCTCATTCACAACATAGCAAGGGGTCTAGGCTTACAAGGAAACAATATCAGCACATTCGCCAACAATAATATCCCAGACAATATTATTGGTTGTAGTAGCCCCGCGGTTCTTGCAAGTATGATGAGTCCTGCTTTACTAGACGTTGCAGGGGCATCACTAAATCCGCCAAACTCTCACTCCATCTGCACGATGAACATGATCAACTCGAGTGATCCCAGTGGATCTAGCATTGGTGACATTAATGTTGCAAATCAAGCAAGTCTTGCTCCCTCTGAACATTTTAACCCTGCTATCCTTCAAGAGTCCTCATGTCCTTCGTTCTTATATAATAACAACAATGACACGATTGTTGTTGTACCGGAGGGTGTAGATATTAGTGGCACCATGGATGTTGCTGGTTTAGTTATCAATGGtcaagaagaagaacatgagagGAAAACAAATGTTGAGCAAAATGAGATATATGAAAGCATTGATATAGGAATAATCAATGCAAGTGTTGCGGATGGTAATAAATGCAGTATTAGGTGGGATGAATTAGGAACGGCCGATGATTCATTGCTAGATAAATTTTTGGAGGAGTTTCAAGCAAGAAACGACGGTGTTTTGCACAGCGGGATTGTGTTGCATGAAGACCATTCCTAG
- the LOC4326467 gene encoding uncharacterized protein isoform X2, whose translation MPYIEMTRVKIRPGTQEFYRNFTCNSSTIVGTRNMKICGLQTKFHLHHRACIEPKAGSTYTHVYYSEQQREGMEQTLDVPRSLRLPTPKAQQQMDEFWRDRQKEIETTKDFSEHAIPMARLKKIASSQKGNMMMSFDMPAFLSKMCELFVQELAVRAWASAQSHNRCIILDTDIAEAIASTESYDFLVDILHNHREKHKSTPCSTLTTKRCRLVDQPSTSRPPYQHQLPLFAPTYTPAIPITPSLMPPISHYIPFQYPSLSQEVSTMMASAPIVNRSMLLIHNIARGLGLQGNNISTFANNNIPDNIIGCSSPAVLASMMSPALLDVAGASLNPPNSHSICTMNMINSSDPSGSSIGDINVANQASLAPSEHFNPAILQESSCPSFLYNNNNDTIVVVPEGVDISGTMDVAGLVINGQEEEHERKTNVEQNEIYESIDIGIINASVADGNKCSIRWDELGTADDSLLDKFLEEFQARNDGVLHSGIVLHEDHS comes from the exons ATGCCATATATCGAAATGACAAG GGTGAAGATTAGGCCGGGGACGCAGGAATTTTACAGGAATTTCACATGTAATAGTTCAACCATAGTAGGAACTAGAAACATGAAAATTTGTGGGTTGCAAACAAAGTTCCATCTACATCATCGTGCATGTATCGAGCCAAAGGCAGGATCTACCTATACCCAT GTCTATTATTCGGAGCAACAAAGGGAAGGAATGGAGCAAACTTTGGACGTACCTAGATCGTTGAGGCTACCGACACCAAAGGCTCAACAACAAATGGATGAATTTTGGAGGGATCGACAAAAAGAGATTGAGACAACAAAGGACTTTAGCGAGCATGCGATCCCTATGGCCCGCTTGAAGAAGATCGCATCTTCTCAAAAGGGTAACATGATGATGTCCTTTGACATGCCAGCATTCTTATCGAAGATGTGTGAGCTCTTCGTACAAGAACTTGCTGTGCGTGCATGGGCATCTGCTCAATCCCATAACCGTTGCATCATACTAGACACGGATATTGCTGAAGCCATTGCCTCCACAGAGTCTTATGACTTTCTTGTTGATATCCTCCATAATCACCGTGAGAAGCACAAATCCACTCCTTGTTCTACACTTACTACAAAGCGTTGTAGGTTAGTCGATCAACCTTCCACATCTCGCCCGCCCTACCAACATCAGCTGCCACTGTTTGCTCCTACATATACTCCAGCCATCCCTATTACTCCTAGTTTAATGCCACCAATTTCTCACTATATACCGTTCCAATATCCATCCTTATCACAAGAAGTGTCCACGATGATGGCTTCCGCACCCATAGTGAATAGATCAATGTTGCTCATTCACAACATAGCAAGGGGTCTAGGCTTACAAGGAAACAATATCAGCACATTCGCCAACAATAATATCCCAGACAATATTATTGGTTGTAGTAGCCCCGCGGTTCTTGCAAGTATGATGAGTCCTGCTTTACTAGACGTTGCAGGGGCATCACTAAATCCGCCAAACTCTCACTCCATCTGCACGATGAACATGATCAACTCGAGTGATCCCAGTGGATCTAGCATTGGTGACATTAATGTTGCAAATCAAGCAAGTCTTGCTCCCTCTGAACATTTTAACCCTGCTATCCTTCAAGAGTCCTCATGTCCTTCGTTCTTATATAATAACAACAATGACACGATTGTTGTTGTACCGGAGGGTGTAGATATTAGTGGCACCATGGATGTTGCTGGTTTAGTTATCAATGGtcaagaagaagaacatgagagGAAAACAAATGTTGAGCAAAATGAGATATATGAAAGCATTGATATAGGAATAATCAATGCAAGTGTTGCGGATGGTAATAAATGCAGTATTAGGTGGGATGAATTAGGAACGGCCGATGATTCATTGCTAGATAAATTTTTGGAGGAGTTTCAAGCAAGAAACGACGGTGTTTTGCACAGCGGGATTGTGTTGCATGAAGACCATTCCTAG
- the LOC4326467 gene encoding uncharacterized protein isoform X3: MFILVSYCVHLHTTNQLVLIGSIFCSCSSSKVYYSEQQREGMEQTLDVPRSLRLPTPKAQQQMDEFWRDRQKEIETTKDFSEHAIPMARLKKIASSQKGNMMMSFDMPAFLSKMCELFVQELAVRAWASAQSHNRCIILDTDIAEAIASTESYDFLVDILHNHREKHKSTPCSTLTTKRCRLVDQPSTSRPPYQHQLPLFAPTYTPAIPITPSLMPPISHYIPFQYPSLSQEVSTMMASAPIVNRSMLLIHNIARGLGLQGNNISTFANNNIPDNIIGCSSPAVLASMMSPALLDVAGASLNPPNSHSICTMNMINSSDPSGSSIGDINVANQASLAPSEHFNPAILQESSCPSFLYNNNNDTIVVVPEGVDISGTMDVAGLVINGQEEEHERKTNVEQNEIYESIDIGIINASVADGNKCSIRWDELGTADDSLLDKFLEEFQARNDGVLHSGIVLHEDHS; this comes from the exons ATGTTCATCCTTGTGTCATATTGTGTTCATCTTCATACTACCAACCAATTAGTGCTAATAGGTAGCATTTTCTGCAGTTGCAGCTCAAGTAAG GTCTATTATTCGGAGCAACAAAGGGAAGGAATGGAGCAAACTTTGGACGTACCTAGATCGTTGAGGCTACCGACACCAAAGGCTCAACAACAAATGGATGAATTTTGGAGGGATCGACAAAAAGAGATTGAGACAACAAAGGACTTTAGCGAGCATGCGATCCCTATGGCCCGCTTGAAGAAGATCGCATCTTCTCAAAAGGGTAACATGATGATGTCCTTTGACATGCCAGCATTCTTATCGAAGATGTGTGAGCTCTTCGTACAAGAACTTGCTGTGCGTGCATGGGCATCTGCTCAATCCCATAACCGTTGCATCATACTAGACACGGATATTGCTGAAGCCATTGCCTCCACAGAGTCTTATGACTTTCTTGTTGATATCCTCCATAATCACCGTGAGAAGCACAAATCCACTCCTTGTTCTACACTTACTACAAAGCGTTGTAGGTTAGTCGATCAACCTTCCACATCTCGCCCGCCCTACCAACATCAGCTGCCACTGTTTGCTCCTACATATACTCCAGCCATCCCTATTACTCCTAGTTTAATGCCACCAATTTCTCACTATATACCGTTCCAATATCCATCCTTATCACAAGAAGTGTCCACGATGATGGCTTCCGCACCCATAGTGAATAGATCAATGTTGCTCATTCACAACATAGCAAGGGGTCTAGGCTTACAAGGAAACAATATCAGCACATTCGCCAACAATAATATCCCAGACAATATTATTGGTTGTAGTAGCCCCGCGGTTCTTGCAAGTATGATGAGTCCTGCTTTACTAGACGTTGCAGGGGCATCACTAAATCCGCCAAACTCTCACTCCATCTGCACGATGAACATGATCAACTCGAGTGATCCCAGTGGATCTAGCATTGGTGACATTAATGTTGCAAATCAAGCAAGTCTTGCTCCCTCTGAACATTTTAACCCTGCTATCCTTCAAGAGTCCTCATGTCCTTCGTTCTTATATAATAACAACAATGACACGATTGTTGTTGTACCGGAGGGTGTAGATATTAGTGGCACCATGGATGTTGCTGGTTTAGTTATCAATGGtcaagaagaagaacatgagagGAAAACAAATGTTGAGCAAAATGAGATATATGAAAGCATTGATATAGGAATAATCAATGCAAGTGTTGCGGATGGTAATAAATGCAGTATTAGGTGGGATGAATTAGGAACGGCCGATGATTCATTGCTAGATAAATTTTTGGAGGAGTTTCAAGCAAGAAACGACGGTGTTTTGCACAGCGGGATTGTGTTGCATGAAGACCATTCCTAG
- the LOC4326468 gene encoding uncharacterized protein encodes MGKLLCDSSSAAVAVAEAPSPAPAPPLLTWPTPDPDPPTSWTAVAALEDQQRRRLHRIWERGVAWKPPATLPLPPLVFRLDHAGEVDADGNCLFTAARKAASAKPDARDLRHRIVRRFSHLYAAAQAPDRDAIDAAVRHLYAPDLKAGWGVHVVQELKLLAPKTLRHHLDAAINDLVDLGIQREMAAETIYRERCIAVNNGDSWAKYMSVSGSAEDEHNIITLQYTEEGLLTIDENRDGHAAAFGDDIAIECLATEFKREVYVVQAHGADAMVDEDNCVFFLPHRPRGEICEPPIFLFMKGTAWCGAGADHYEPLIATVLQNVTPDKAAVVL; translated from the exons ATGGGCAAGCTCCTCTGcgactcctcctccgccgccgtcgccgtcgccgaggcaCCTTCCCCTGCCCCTGCGCCCCCGCTCCTCACCTGGCCCACCCCCGACCCCGACCCCCCGACCAGCtggaccgccgtcgccgcgctcgaggaccagcagcgccgccgcctccaccggatCTGGGAGCGCGGCGTCGCCTGGAAGCCCCCCGCcacgctcccgctcccgccccTCGTCTTCCGCCTTGACCACGCCGGGGAGGTCGACGCCGACGGCAACTGCCTCTTCACCGCCGCCCGCAAGGCCGCCTCCGCCAAGCCCGACGCGCGCGACCTCAGGCACCGCATCGTCCGCCGCTTCTCCCACCTCTACGCCGCCGCCCAAGCCCCCGACAGAGACGCCATCGATGCGGCCGTGCGCCACCTCTACGCGCCGGATCTCAAGGCCGGCTGGGGCGTCCACGTCGTGCAGGAGCTCAAGTTGCTCGCGCCCAAGACCCTGCGCCACCACCTCGACGCTGCCATCAACGACCTCGTCGACCTCGGCATCCAAAG GGAAATGGCAGCTGAAACCATATACAGGGAGAGATGCATAGCTGTAAACAATGGAGATAGTTGGGCCAAGTACATGTCTGTCTCTGGTTCCGCAGAGGACGAGCACAACATAATCACTCTGCAGTACACAGAGGAAGGCTTACTGACCATCGATGAGAACCGGGATGGCCATGCTGCAGCTTTTGGTGATGATATTGCTATCGAGTGCCTGGCAACCGAGTTCAAGAGAGAAGTTTATGTG GTGCAAGCACATGGAGCGGATGCAATGGTTGATGAGGACAACTGTGTGTTCTTCCTACCACACCGCCCTAGAGGAGAAATTTGCGAGCCGCcgatttttcttttcatgaagGGAACAG CATGGTGTGGTGCTGGTGCCGACCATTATGAGCCTTTGATAGCCACTGTCCTCCAGAATGTTACTCCAGACAAGGCAGCTGTTGTACTTTGA